The proteins below are encoded in one region of Aulosira sp. FACHB-615:
- a CDS encoding uracil-DNA glycosylase family protein: MRYKLPEELHKIPFNLKVYQEEAVVTDWKPVTKKPVPPKSNSELVYCIDVEDTANFVTPAGVVHNCRPPANRVPTPNEMAACIPYLLEQIRLIDPKIILLTGATAVKGLTGEKQGITKIRGQWIEWEGRLCMPIFHPSYLLRNPSKEKGSPKWLMWQDIQAVRAKYDEIAGDR, from the coding sequence ATGCGGTATAAATTACCAGAGGAACTGCACAAAATTCCATTTAACTTAAAAGTTTACCAAGAAGAAGCAGTAGTCACTGATTGGAAACCAGTTACTAAAAAACCAGTACCACCAAAATCTAATTCTGAGTTAGTCTACTGTATTGATGTTGAAGATACAGCCAATTTTGTCACACCAGCAGGGGTTGTACATAATTGTCGCCCTCCTGCTAATCGGGTTCCTACTCCTAATGAAATGGCAGCTTGCATCCCATATTTATTAGAACAAATTCGCTTAATTGACCCCAAAATTATTTTGTTAACAGGTGCAACAGCCGTCAAAGGATTAACAGGCGAAAAGCAAGGAATCACCAAAATTCGCGGTCAGTGGATAGAGTGGGAAGGCCGTTTATGTATGCCAATTTTTCACCCTTCCTACTTGTTGCGTAACCCATCGAAAGAAAAAGGCAGCCCAAAATGGTTGATGTGGCAAGATATTCAGGCAGTCCGCGCTAAGTATGATGAAATAGCGGGTGATAGGTGA
- a CDS encoding class I SAM-dependent methyltransferase has product MERVLEPEVMDTWEEAIDYDAMDFTEVNTAFAKEAIALGTTAPCLVLDAGTGPGRIPVLIAQMCPQWGLIAIDLAQNMLKIATQHVQQAGLQQQISLELVDAKQLPYADAMFDLVISNSLVHHLPDPLPFFQEIQRVSKPNGGLLIRDLLRPADAETMNALVSSIGHDYDPLQQKLFRDSLHAALTLDEVNQLVTSVGLAGVKVYQSSDRHWTIARHCNLSV; this is encoded by the coding sequence ATGGAAAGAGTTTTGGAACCAGAAGTCATGGATACTTGGGAAGAAGCCATTGACTATGATGCGATGGATTTTACTGAGGTTAACACAGCTTTTGCCAAGGAAGCGATCGCTCTGGGTACAACAGCACCATGCTTAGTACTCGATGCGGGGACTGGCCCCGGTCGTATCCCGGTTCTCATTGCACAAATGTGTCCCCAATGGGGGTTGATTGCGATTGATTTAGCTCAGAATATGCTCAAAATTGCCACGCAGCATGTTCAACAAGCTGGCTTACAACAGCAAATTTCTTTGGAATTGGTGGATGCGAAACAGTTACCCTACGCAGATGCAATGTTTGATTTGGTGATTTCTAATAGCTTGGTTCACCATTTACCTGATCCTCTGCCGTTTTTCCAAGAAATCCAGCGTGTTAGTAAACCGAACGGTGGCTTGCTGATTCGTGATTTATTACGTCCAGCCGATGCAGAGACCATGAATGCTTTAGTATCCAGCATTGGCCATGACTATGATCCCCTTCAGCAAAAGTTATTTCGAGATTCTCTCCACGCTGCACTTACACTAGATGAGGTGAATCAGTTGGTGACTAGTGTCGGGTTAGCTGGAGTGAAAGTTTATCAATCAAGCGATCGCCATTGGACTATTGCACGTCATTGTAATTTATCTGTTTAA
- a CDS encoding YrhB domain-containing protein has translation MIDKETAASIVKEYITREIPVSDDELVIIHERTIEKQWGWVFFYQGKRWVETNDRRYKILGLYPIVIEKEDGTLNYLTLLKTIEESIQAYEEKRKLTS, from the coding sequence ATGATTGATAAGGAAACAGCAGCAAGTATAGTAAAAGAGTATATTACAAGAGAAATACCTGTCTCAGACGATGAGCTAGTTATCATACATGAAAGAACTATTGAGAAACAATGGGGGTGGGTATTTTTTTATCAGGGTAAGCGTTGGGTAGAGACAAATGATAGACGCTATAAAATATTAGGTCTTTATCCTATAGTTATCGAAAAAGAAGATGGAACATTAAATTACTTAACCCTTTTAAAGACTATTGAAGAAAGTATACAGGCTTACGAAGAAAAAAGAAAATTGACTTCTTAG
- a CDS encoding RNA-binding protein encodes MSIYVGNLSYEVTQDALNSVFAEYGSVKRIQIPTDRETGRLRGFAFVEMGSDAEETAAIEALDGAEWMGRDLKVNKARPKEDRGSFGGGGNRGGGGGYRNRY; translated from the coding sequence ATGTCAATTTACGTAGGTAACCTCTCTTATGAAGTTACACAAGATGCTTTGAATAGTGTTTTTGCAGAATATGGTTCTGTAAAGCGGATTCAAATCCCTACCGACCGTGAAACAGGTCGTCTACGTGGTTTTGCCTTTGTAGAGATGGGTAGCGATGCTGAAGAAACAGCCGCTATTGAAGCACTTGATGGTGCTGAATGGATGGGTCGTGACCTCAAAGTTAATAAAGCTAGACCTAAAGAAGACCGTGGTTCCTTTGGTGGTGGTGGTAATCGCGGTGGTGGCGGCGGCTACCGTAACCGCTATTAA
- a CDS encoding DUF305 domain-containing protein, protein MLTKPTIYGLVGILAGSAITALSFTYATRAAQQRLQSPPCATSSTMPHKMAGTQQADQNFIEMMIPHHQGAVEMADIALQKSQRPEIKQLATAIKADQTKEIDQMKAWYKQWYGAEVPATPSTEMGSHHSAGHKMPEMSMHSGMMGMGMNLETLKNASDFDKEFIRQMIPHHESAVMMAKMVANNATHPEIRKLAEAIIKSQTAEIQQMQQWYQAWSK, encoded by the coding sequence ATGTTAACTAAACCAACAATTTATGGGCTAGTAGGTATACTCGCAGGTAGTGCGATTACTGCTTTATCCTTTACCTACGCTACCAGAGCCGCACAACAGCGTCTACAATCGCCTCCTTGTGCGACAAGTAGCACTATGCCACACAAAATGGCAGGAACACAGCAAGCAGATCAGAACTTCATCGAAATGATGATTCCCCACCATCAAGGCGCAGTCGAGATGGCGGATATAGCGTTGCAAAAATCTCAACGGCCAGAAATTAAACAGCTGGCTACGGCAATTAAAGCTGACCAGACCAAAGAAATTGACCAAATGAAAGCTTGGTACAAACAATGGTATGGCGCGGAAGTTCCTGCGACTCCAAGCACCGAGATGGGAAGTCATCATAGTGCAGGTCACAAAATGCCGGAAATGTCCATGCACTCAGGAATGATGGGTATGGGGATGAATTTAGAGACATTAAAAAATGCCTCTGATTTTGACAAGGAATTTATTCGTCAGATGATTCCTCACCATGAATCAGCAGTGATGATGGCCAAGATGGTAGCCAATAATGCTACACATCCTGAAATTAGGAAGTTAGCTGAAGCAATCATTAAGTCTCAAACTGCTGAAATTCAACAGATGCAGCAATGGTATCAAGCTTGGTCTAAGTAG
- a CDS encoding heavy-metal-associated domain-containing protein, translating into MTLTLTVPNMACSVCANNITNAVKTVDADAIVQADPATKLVNVETQASEEKIKDALANAGYPPA; encoded by the coding sequence ATGACACTGACACTTACCGTTCCCAACATGGCTTGTTCTGTTTGTGCTAACAATATCACCAATGCTGTGAAAACAGTTGATGCTGATGCGATCGTACAAGCTGATCCCGCAACTAAGCTTGTTAATGTGGAAACTCAAGCTTCTGAGGAAAAAATCAAAGATGCTTTAGCTAATGCTGGCTATCCCCCAGCTTAA
- a CDS encoding mobilization protein yields MPTIHLIDGEKGGVGKSLVTRTMIQYCLDKKIPFVPIETDRSNPDVAGVYKGMCQYAVFTEDERQADKADRIFEMAMSKPVIVNLAAQSHRAVKNWIDKNQLLELGSAEGVSFCKWFVTTGGYDSLNLFVQSINSYGDKVPHVLVRNCGLCDDWEHVDSDPNMQQLVQKHNVQVVDFPKLAYKERNIIDQTRMTFSEAREYKEFGILSKQRVVHFLKLAYAAFEKVGIWYEEVKQA; encoded by the coding sequence ATGCCAACAATTCATTTAATAGATGGTGAAAAAGGTGGGGTAGGAAAGTCGCTAGTCACCCGGACAATGATTCAATATTGCTTAGATAAGAAAATTCCCTTTGTCCCCATAGAGACGGATAGATCAAATCCTGACGTAGCTGGCGTTTATAAAGGTATGTGTCAGTATGCCGTTTTTACCGAAGATGAACGCCAAGCCGACAAAGCTGATAGAATCTTTGAAATGGCAATGTCTAAGCCTGTAATTGTCAATCTCGCCGCCCAAAGCCATCGCGCCGTCAAAAACTGGATTGATAAAAACCAGTTACTCGAACTGGGAAGCGCCGAAGGAGTCAGTTTTTGCAAGTGGTTTGTCACTACAGGCGGCTATGACAGCCTCAATTTATTTGTCCAGTCAATCAATAGCTATGGTGATAAAGTCCCCCATGTCCTCGTGAGAAATTGCGGACTGTGTGACGACTGGGAACACGTTGATTCTGACCCGAACATGCAACAGTTAGTACAGAAGCATAACGTTCAGGTTGTGGACTTTCCGAAATTGGCATACAAAGAAAGAAATATCATTGACCAAACTCGGATGACTTTCTCAGAAGCAAGAGAATACAAAGAATTTGGTATTTTGAGCAAACAGCGAGTCGTACATTTTCTCAAGCTGGCTTACGCTGCTTTTGAAAAAGTTGGCATTTGGTATGAAGAAGTAAAGCAGGCTTAA
- a CDS encoding tetratricopeptide repeat protein, giving the protein MSDGQWKNNLNSTSPTPAPTTRLTPIKRNTITHEFDQNAADAMLAENSNTQLWEAAELLRQGIQQQQAGELIAALKSLQQSLALFEVIGDIPQQEQALCFLAVVTYASGDYKSTITYAKQCLTLKKETPDPSIQMQAFSHLGNAYRHLNEHEKAIKYLDECLKITRSLQDKRSQVAALNNLGLVYKAAGNLTRAIEYQEQSLKLVQELQDNWGIEQVLKNLGNAWYALDNYPKAIAYYEQCVKVARILNNPRSAIQVLKNLGNACYATNEYGKAMTYYQERLQLARELKDKRSEEQSLGSLGVTCEALGDYNQAIQYYEQRLLLARSIKDRRIEEQALASLKVACYALGDYAKAMQYQQ; this is encoded by the coding sequence ATGTCTGACGGTCAATGGAAAAACAACTTGAACAGTACCTCTCCTACGCCAGCGCCTACAACCCGCCTTACGCCAATCAAGCGCAATACCATTACCCATGAATTTGACCAAAATGCTGCTGATGCAATGTTGGCGGAAAACAGCAATACTCAGTTATGGGAAGCAGCAGAACTATTGCGTCAAGGTATACAACAGCAACAAGCGGGAGAACTCATCGCGGCTTTGAAGTCCTTGCAACAATCCTTGGCGTTATTTGAGGTGATTGGAGATATCCCCCAACAAGAACAGGCGCTATGCTTTTTAGCAGTAGTTACCTACGCTTCGGGAGATTATAAAAGTACTATTACTTATGCCAAGCAATGTCTGACTTTAAAAAAAGAGACACCAGACCCATCAATACAAATGCAGGCATTTTCCCATTTAGGTAACGCTTATCGTCACTTAAATGAGCATGAGAAAGCAATTAAATATTTAGATGAATGCTTGAAAATTACCCGCAGCTTGCAAGACAAGCGCAGTCAAGTTGCCGCCTTAAATAATTTAGGATTGGTTTACAAAGCAGCAGGTAACTTAACACGGGCGATCGAGTATCAAGAGCAAAGCTTAAAATTGGTGCAGGAACTTCAAGATAACTGGGGTATAGAACAAGTCCTGAAAAATTTGGGTAATGCTTGGTATGCTTTGGACAATTATCCCAAAGCGATCGCCTACTATGAACAATGTGTCAAAGTTGCACGCATTCTCAACAACCCCCGCAGTGCCATTCAAGTACTCAAAAATTTAGGCAATGCCTGTTATGCTACCAATGAATACGGCAAAGCCATGACTTATTATCAAGAACGTCTCCAACTAGCCAGAGAATTAAAAGACAAACGCAGTGAAGAACAATCTCTAGGCAGTTTAGGCGTAACTTGTGAAGCGTTGGGAGATTATAACCAAGCCATCCAATATTATGAACAACGCTTACTCTTAGCGAGAAGTATCAAAGACCGCCGCATTGAAGAACAAGCCCTTGCCAGCCTCAAAGTTGCTTGCTATGCCTTGGGTGATTACGCCAAAGCTATGCAATATCAGCAATAG
- a CDS encoding acetolactate synthase large subunit: MNTAELLVKCLENEGVEYVFGLPGEENLHVLEAIKHSTIKFITTRHEQGAAFMADVYGRLTGKAGVCLSTLGPGATNLMTGVADANLDGAPLVAITGQVGTDRMHIESHQYLDLVAMFAPVTKWNKQIVRPSITPEVVRKAFKRSQTEKPGAVHIDLPENIAAMSVEGKPLQRDKTEKTYASFASIRAAAAMISQAVNPLILVGNGAIRGQASDAVTQFATQMNIPVANTFMGKGVIPYTHPLALWSVGLQQRDFITCGFDNTDLVIAIGYDLIEFSPKKWNPEGNIPIVHISTSAAEIDSSYVCNVEVIGDISDSLFEILKVADRQGKPNPYAISLRSEIRADYEQYANDEGYPIKPQKLIYDLRQVMGPDDIVISDVGAHKMWMARHYHCHSPNTCIISNGFAAMGIAIPGALAAKLVYPKRKIVAVTGDGGFMMNSQELETALRVGTPFVTLIFNDGGYGLIEWKQENHFGKGNSSFVHFGNPDFVKLAESMGLKGYRVESSLDLIPILKEALAQDVPAVIDCPVDYRENRRFTQKAGELSCEL, encoded by the coding sequence ATGAATACAGCAGAACTATTAGTAAAGTGTTTAGAAAATGAAGGTGTAGAGTATGTTTTTGGACTGCCGGGTGAGGAAAATTTACACGTTTTAGAAGCAATCAAACACTCTACCATTAAATTTATTACGACTCGTCATGAACAAGGTGCGGCTTTTATGGCCGATGTTTATGGACGGTTAACTGGTAAAGCTGGGGTTTGTCTTTCTACCCTTGGCCCTGGGGCAACAAATTTGATGACTGGTGTGGCTGATGCTAACCTGGATGGTGCGCCTTTAGTAGCAATTACTGGGCAAGTGGGAACCGATAGAATGCACATTGAATCTCACCAATATTTAGATTTAGTGGCGATGTTTGCCCCGGTAACTAAGTGGAATAAACAGATTGTGCGACCGAGTATTACACCAGAAGTAGTCCGCAAAGCCTTCAAGCGATCACAAACCGAAAAACCCGGTGCAGTGCATATCGATTTACCAGAAAATATCGCCGCTATGTCTGTGGAAGGGAAACCTTTACAGCGCGATAAAACTGAAAAAACCTACGCATCTTTCGCCAGCATCCGCGCCGCCGCCGCGATGATTTCTCAAGCCGTCAATCCCTTAATTTTAGTTGGTAATGGTGCAATTCGTGGTCAAGCTAGTGATGCGGTAACACAATTTGCAACACAAATGAATATCCCTGTTGCTAATACATTTATGGGTAAAGGTGTAATTCCTTATACTCATCCTTTGGCATTATGGTCTGTCGGTTTACAGCAACGAGACTTTATTACCTGCGGTTTTGATAATACAGATTTAGTAATTGCGATCGGCTATGATTTAATTGAATTTTCGCCGAAAAAATGGAATCCTGAAGGTAATATTCCCATCGTACATATTAGTACATCTGCGGCAGAAATTGATAGTAGTTATGTTTGTAATGTCGAAGTTATTGGTGATATTTCCGATTCTTTGTTTGAAATCTTAAAAGTCGCAGACCGCCAAGGTAAACCAAATCCTTATGCGATTAGTTTACGCAGTGAAATTCGCGCTGATTATGAACAATATGCTAATGATGAAGGTTATCCAATTAAACCGCAAAAATTAATTTATGACTTGCGGCAAGTCATGGGGCCAGATGATATTGTAATTTCCGACGTTGGCGCACATAAAATGTGGATGGCGCGTCATTATCATTGCCATAGTCCCAATACTTGCATTATTTCTAATGGCTTTGCCGCAATGGGGATTGCGATTCCTGGTGCTTTAGCCGCTAAACTGGTGTATCCCAAGCGCAAAATTGTGGCTGTAACGGGTGACGGTGGCTTTATGATGAATTCCCAAGAATTAGAAACAGCGTTGCGCGTCGGTACTCCCTTTGTCACCTTAATCTTTAATGATGGTGGTTATGGCTTAATTGAATGGAAGCAAGAAAACCACTTTGGTAAAGGTAATTCATCTTTCGTCCATTTTGGTAATCCCGATTTTGTCAAATTAGCCGAAAGTATGGGTTTAAAAGGCTATCGCGTGGAATCTAGTCTCGATTTAATCCCGATCCTTAAAGAAGCCTTAGCGCAGGATGTACCCGCAGTTATTGATTGTCCTGTAGATTACAGAGAAAATCGCCGTTTTACTCAAAAAGCCGGTGAATTGAGTTGTGAACTGTAG
- a CDS encoding NAD-dependent succinate-semialdehyde dehydrogenase, protein MAIATINPATGETLKTFEPLNDVEIAAKLNLANQAFEQYRKTSFPQRSLWLQKAAEILDQEKADFGKIMTLEMGKPYKAAIAEVEKCASVCRYYAENAADFLADVTVKTDASHSFVRYQPLGIILAVMPWNFPFWQVFRFAAPALMAGNVGLLKHASNVPQSALAIADIFQRAGFPGGVFQTLLIGAAKVADLIADDRVKAATLTGSEPAGASLAANAGKHIKKTVLELGGSDPFIVLASADIAAAAATATAARMLNNGQSCIAAKRFIVEEAIADQFEKLLLDKFLALKVGDPMQSDTDLGPLATPDILQELDQQVQVAKQSGGKVLTGGHPISNLPGNFYPPTIISDIPLDAPIAQEEFFGPVALLFRVPNIDAAIKLANATPFGLGASAWTNNDEERSRLIAEIEAGAVFINGLVKSDPRLPFGGLKRSGYGRELSIQGIQEFVNVKTVWVK, encoded by the coding sequence ATGGCTATCGCCACCATCAATCCCGCCACTGGGGAGACGCTCAAAACTTTTGAGCCACTCAACGATGTAGAAATTGCCGCTAAACTAAATTTGGCAAATCAGGCTTTTGAGCAGTACCGTAAGACGAGTTTCCCACAGCGATCGCTTTGGTTGCAAAAAGCTGCGGAAATTTTAGACCAAGAAAAGGCAGACTTTGGCAAAATCATGACGCTGGAAATGGGTAAACCATACAAAGCAGCGATCGCAGAAGTTGAAAAATGTGCCAGTGTTTGTCGCTATTATGCGGAAAATGCTGCTGATTTTTTGGCGGATGTGACTGTGAAAACAGATGCTAGTCATAGCTTTGTCCGCTATCAGCCCTTGGGGATAATTTTGGCAGTGATGCCGTGGAATTTTCCCTTTTGGCAAGTGTTTCGCTTTGCTGCACCTGCACTGATGGCAGGTAATGTTGGTTTATTAAAACATGCGTCGAATGTACCGCAATCAGCTTTAGCAATTGCCGATATTTTCCAACGGGCTGGTTTTCCCGGAGGTGTATTTCAAACTTTATTAATTGGTGCGGCAAAAGTAGCTGATTTAATTGCTGATGACCGAGTAAAAGCTGCTACCTTAACTGGAAGTGAACCTGCGGGTGCGTCTTTAGCCGCCAACGCCGGCAAACACATTAAAAAAACTGTTTTGGAATTGGGGGGAAGTGACCCGTTTATTGTTTTAGCCAGTGCGGATATAGCAGCCGCAGCAGCGACAGCCACCGCCGCCCGGATGTTAAATAATGGGCAATCTTGTATTGCTGCGAAACGCTTTATTGTGGAAGAAGCGATCGCTGATCAATTCGAGAAGTTATTGTTAGATAAATTTCTGGCTTTAAAAGTCGGCGATCCTATGCAATCAGACACCGATTTAGGGCCACTTGCCACACCAGATATCCTCCAAGAGTTAGATCAGCAAGTACAAGTTGCCAAACAAAGCGGCGGTAAAGTCTTGACTGGTGGGCATCCTATATCAAACCTTCCAGGTAACTTTTATCCACCGACGATCATCTCAGATATTCCTCTTGACGCGCCAATTGCCCAGGAAGAATTTTTTGGCCCAGTCGCCTTGTTATTTCGAGTGCCAAATATTGATGCAGCGATTAAACTGGCAAATGCTACACCCTTTGGTTTGGGTGCAAGTGCTTGGACAAACAACGACGAAGAACGTTCACGCTTAATTGCCGAAATTGAAGCTGGCGCAGTCTTTATCAATGGTTTAGTTAAATCTGACCCCCGCTTACCTTTTGGCGGTCTCAAACGTTCTGGCTATGGCCGAGAATTAAGCATTCAAGGCATACAAGAGTTTGTCAATGTTAAAACTGTTTGGGTGAAGTGA